A stretch of DNA from Carya illinoinensis cultivar Pawnee chromosome 12, C.illinoinensisPawnee_v1, whole genome shotgun sequence:
CTTGTTTAGGGGCATTGAGCCCCAGCTGTGGGGAAGCAAATCCCAGATCAGAACCCCTACGGTCTAGATGGTATGGGGGGGAGTTCCATGAACCTAAATAATTGATCATCCGAcggccctttttttttttttttttataattaacctAAATCTAGAAAACTATATCTAAGAAACATTTGAGTCATATACACTATTTCAGTGTAACACTCCAATGGCctaaccacatggcctatactccaaaatggctagtcaataatacaattggagcctcattggaacattataaaaaacaagaacttctcattcccaagcaatgtgagatcccatacaccacttatccttatcatatgaggtatcaAATTCAGATATCACATATCCAAGGCCAATGACTTGGGCTAGGGCCCCACTCATCCCAAACTACCGACAGCTCCAAACACTCCACTTTGAGGTGCGCATTCCCACCTTTAAACAAAGGACTTGTGGCGAGATTTTGGACATGGTATTCCAACCTAAAGTGAAAGGTCTTCACCACAAACCAGATAATTGTAGGAACAAGAGATCAACTATATTACTTCCAGAATGGTCAGTAATTTGAAtcgttgaggaaaaaaaaatcaacacatTACAAGATTGAGCACCTCCTTGATGTATTCCAACAGTTCTTGGTCAGAAGAGAACAGCAGCATCTGTCGTGCATCATTAATTGAAAGATAATCATATGCCTTCTCACTACATCCAGCTATTTCATCTCTGAAAGTGACAgaaaagatataaatttaaacatattttagaGAGTAAATACAAACCTACAAATTAGAAACTATTTTGAATAAAAGCCTAAGGACTTCCACCAATCACATCTTCCCAGGAGTCCAAAGATTGATTTTCAAGTAATAGTTTACAGATACAAAGTTATGTTGCCATATTCAGAATGAGCTCTTAACTTGCTTGTTTACAGTTTCTTTGTCTCTTACTGCTTTCGATTCATCTAAGACATTGTAAGCATTACTAAAGATTGGAATTGACTAAATTACCTGACTGTCTTTGCCAGAAGATCCATGAAGTAGACATAAGTCTCATGTGGCACCTTCTGCCGAGCACTCAACACACGGTTGTAAGCCCCTTCCATGAAGGATTGCTCCAACTCCACTGCATGCTTGATGCAAGGATTCTCCAAAGCAGTTGATGAAAGAAGTTCCAGTTCAGTGTGGAATTCAGCAATTCTATTTTGCACAAGGAGTCTCAATAAGTTGAGACCTAAGATTGGATACTCCTGAGGCGATGGTGGTAGGAGGTTGCTGCTCCAAaggaaaaatacataataaatgaaacagCAAAAGTATTGTTCATATCATTGTCATATTGATCAGAGACGTAATCTTTTACAATTCATAATGGTATTCGTTTCATTATGGGTTAAGGGTATCTATCTACGAAACATGTTTGTTGCTTTGCCTTTTTTAATGTCaaggaacctctccaaggcaaggCCCTTCAGACCGCCCTGCAAAGTAAACTCCGGTCCTGTGCCCCGCActctcggaagtttccctacacggaactggttaactcactggcttttcaccaggggaTGTGGCCCCAAAGCATTGTTtacacccatgaggtgttgaaccttggatcTTGAAGGGACAGGTACCCCAAGACCTTGAAGAAAATATATACTTACCCAACATCAGTGTAATaaggcttcaactgaaagaaatCCCTCTCAAATGCATCTTGATCCTCGATCTTCACACTGAGAATAACAGCATGCTCATATATATCCCCTGAAAGTCCTCGTATATAATAAATCATGagaaaataattcagaaacaaaaaaatgataacatctacaccaacttcaaatgataTCTAATATGTCTAATTATGTggtttaataaatttcttacttgtaaaaaaaaatctctaatatAATGGACTCATCAGATGCAAGATAATGAGaagcttttttaaaaaaaaaaaaaatacaatacatctttttaataatattgtttctTGACTTAGTAGTAAGACTTTGGACCAT
This window harbors:
- the LOC122290191 gene encoding 26S proteasome non-ATPase regulatory subunit 8 homolog A-like isoform X1 translates to MDPKLTEVSQFFERFKAAFVRHDFDTCSRLLSQLKVLLTQFRSLPPLFEGTPNAIHELSLARDIYEHAVILSVKIEDQDAFERDFFQLKPYYTDVGNLLPPSPQEYPILGLNLLRLLVQNRIAEFHTELELLSSTALENPCIKHAVELEQSFMEGAYNRVLSARQKVPHETYVYFMDLLAKTVRDEIAGCSEKAYDYLSINDARQMLLFSSDQELLEYIKEVLNLDHPEWEMKNSSVFFQKAKESAPCKEIPSLQLINQTLSYARELERIV
- the LOC122290191 gene encoding 26S proteasome non-ATPase regulatory subunit 8 homolog A-like isoform X2, which codes for MDPKLTEVSQFFERFKAAFVRHDFDTCSRLLSQLKVLLTQFRSLPPLFEGTPNAIHELSLARDIYEHAVILSVKIEDQDAFERDFFQLKPYYTDVGNLLPPSPQEYPILGLNLLRLLVQNRIAEFHTELELLSSTALENPCIKHAVELEQSFMEGAYNRVLSARQKVPHETYVYFMDLLAKTVRDEIAGCSEKAYDYLSINDARQMLLFSSDQELLEYIKEDHPEWEMKNSSVFFQKAKESAPCKEIPSLQLINQTLSYARELERIV